A region of Lichenibacterium dinghuense DNA encodes the following proteins:
- a CDS encoding MFS transporter yields the protein MASNTDATTVRGRWPLQSLNFFMADMQAGIGPFLGVFLLAHGWQSGLIGSVMTIGGVAGMLMTAPAGALVDATTRKRLYVIVPGICTVLASMLLLVSQQFWLVATSQVATAIAGAAIGPAVAGITLGMVRQRGFNRQNGRNQAFNHAGNMVGAGLSGFLGWKFGFTAVFWLAAAFGVASIASVLMIPADAIDDEAARGLEKDGKDGGQASGFKVLLESKPLLVLAAALACFHLGNGAMLPLYGLAVVSAKAGDPSLFVAKTIVVAQAVMIVVSLIAMRVAEGRGYWLVLLISFAALPVRGFLASHMIDAWGVYPVQALDGIGAGLQSVAVPGLVARILDGTGRVNVGQGAVMTVQGLGASLSPAIGGWMAQGIGYGTTFIVLGSFALLSIALWVGFAGIVKPACAGAPDTPDSTKPGATASGALA from the coding sequence ATGGCCTCGAACACGGATGCGACGACGGTGCGGGGCCGCTGGCCGCTGCAATCCCTGAACTTCTTCATGGCCGACATGCAGGCCGGCATCGGCCCGTTCCTCGGCGTGTTCCTGCTCGCCCACGGATGGCAGAGCGGGCTCATCGGCTCGGTGATGACGATCGGCGGCGTGGCCGGCATGCTGATGACGGCCCCGGCCGGCGCTCTGGTCGACGCCACGACGCGCAAGCGGCTCTACGTCATCGTGCCCGGCATCTGCACCGTGCTGGCCTCGATGCTGCTCCTCGTGTCCCAGCAGTTCTGGCTTGTCGCGACCTCGCAGGTCGCGACCGCCATCGCGGGCGCCGCCATCGGCCCGGCGGTCGCCGGCATCACGCTCGGCATGGTGCGCCAGCGCGGCTTCAACCGGCAGAACGGCCGCAACCAGGCCTTCAACCACGCCGGCAACATGGTGGGGGCGGGCTTGTCGGGCTTCCTCGGCTGGAAGTTCGGCTTCACGGCCGTGTTCTGGCTCGCCGCCGCCTTCGGCGTCGCCTCGATCGCCTCGGTCCTGATGATCCCCGCCGACGCCATCGACGACGAGGCGGCGCGCGGCCTCGAGAAGGACGGCAAGGACGGCGGCCAGGCGAGCGGCTTCAAGGTGCTGCTGGAATCGAAGCCGCTGCTCGTGCTGGCCGCGGCGCTCGCCTGCTTCCACCTCGGCAACGGCGCCATGCTGCCCCTCTACGGCCTCGCGGTCGTGTCCGCCAAGGCGGGCGACCCGTCCCTCTTCGTCGCCAAGACCATCGTGGTGGCCCAGGCCGTGATGATCGTCGTGTCGCTCATCGCCATGCGGGTCGCGGAAGGCCGGGGCTACTGGCTCGTGCTGCTGATCTCCTTCGCGGCGCTGCCGGTCCGCGGCTTCCTCGCGTCCCACATGATCGACGCCTGGGGGGTCTACCCCGTGCAGGCCCTCGACGGCATCGGCGCCGGGCTGCAGAGCGTCGCCGTGCCGGGCCTCGTCGCCCGTATCCTCGACGGCACGGGCCGCGTCAACGTCGGCCAGGGCGCCGTCATGACCGTGCAGGGCCTCGGCGCCTCGCTCAGCCCCGCCATCGGCGGCTGGATGGCGCAGGGGATCGGCTACGGCACGACCTTCATCGTGCTCGGCAGCTTCGCGCTCCTGTCGATCGCCCTGTGGGTCGGCTTCGCGGGGATCGTGAAGCCCGCCTGCGCCGGAGCCCCGGACACCCCCGATTCCACCAAGCCCGGCGCGACCGCGTCGGGCGCCCTCGCATGA